Below is a window of Actinomycetes bacterium DNA.
GGGCGAGCTGCTCGAGCCGCACGATCGCCACCCGGCCACCGTCCGCGCCGGCCCGCTTGGCCCGCTCCGCGAGCAGGTCGTAGTAGACCTTGCCCGAGCACAACACGACCCGCCGGACGGCCGAGGCGTCGATGTCGGGGACCGGCTCGGGGATGACCGGCCGGAACGTACCGCTGGTCAAGTCCTCCACCGCCGACGCGGCCGCCTTGAGCCGCAGCATCGACTTCGGTGTGAAGACCACCAGCGGTCGGCGCGGCTCGTGGTAGGCGTGCCAGCGCAGCAGGTGGAAGTACGACGCCGGGGTCGAGGGGTGGGCGACCGTCATGTTGTCCTCGGCGCACATGCTGAGGAACCGCTCGATGCGGCCGGACGAGTGGTCCGGACCCTGGCCCTCGAAGCCGTGGGGAAGCAGAAGCACGACCGAGGAGCTCTGGCCCCACTTCTGCTCCGACGACGACACGAACTCGTCGATGATGGTCTGCGCGCCGTTGAAGAAGTCGCCGAACTGCGCCTCCCAGAGCACCAGCGCGTCCGGCCGCGCGACCGAGTAGCCGTACTCGAAGCCCATCGCCGCGAACTCCGACAGCAGCGAGTCGTAGATCCAGAAGCGGGCCTGGCCCTCGTCCAGGTTGGCCAGCGGCACCCACTCCTGGCCCGTCGCCTTGTCGGTCAGCACCGCGTGCCGCTGCACGAAGGTGCCCCGGCGCGAGTCCTGGCCGGCCAGCCGGATCGGCTTGCCCTCGAGCAGCAGCGAGCCGAAGGCGAACAGCTCGCCCATCGCCCAGTCGATGCCGCCCTCGGAAGCCATCGCGGCGCGCCGCTGCAGCAGCGGCATCAGCTTGGGGTGCACCGTGAAGCCGTCGGGCATCGCGACGTGCGCGTCGGCGATCCGCTTGACCACCTCGAGGTCGACGGCGGTCGGCCGCTCCGCGCCGACCGACGTCTGCTGCTCGGCGGGCGCCTCGATGCCCTCGCCGGTGCCCTGGTCCTGCGACTCGCTCAGCGCCTCACGAGTCTCGGCGAACACCCGCTCCAGCTGACCCTGGTAGTCGCGCAGCGCCTGCTCGGCCTCCTCGACCGAGATGTCGCCGCGGCCGATGAGCGACTCGGTGTAGATCTTGCGCACCGAGCGCTTGTTCTCGATCAGCGAGTACATCAGCGGCTGGGTCATCGACGGGTCGTCGCCCTCGTTGTGGCCACGGCGGCGGTAGCAGACCAGGTCGACCACCACGTCCTTGCGGAACGTCTGGCGGTACTCGAACGCCAGCTTGGCGACCCGGACGCAGGCCTCGGGGTCGTCGCCGTTGACGTGAAAGATCGGCGCCTGGATCATCCGCGCGACGTCGGTGCAGTAGAACGACGACCGCGAAGCGGCCGGCGACGTGGTGAAGCCGACCTGGTTGTTGACGACGACGTGCACGGTGCCGCCGGTGCGGTAGCCGCGAAGCTGCGACAGGTTGAGCGTCTCGGCCACGACTCCCTGGCCGGCGAACGCGGCGTCGCCGTGCAGCAGGATCGGCAGGACGGTGAAGCCCTGCTCGCCCTTGTCGATGCGGTCCTGCTTGGCCCGGGAGATGCCCTCGAGCACCGGGTTGACGGCCTCGAGGTGCGAGGGGTTCGCCGCCAGGTAGACCTTGGTCCTGCTGCCGTCCGGCGCGGTGAACTCGCCCTCGGTGCCGAGGTGGTACTTCACGTCGCCGGAGCCCTGCACCGACCGCGGGTCCTGGTTGCCCTCGAACTCGCGGAAGATCTGGCCGTAGGACTTGCCGGCAAGGTTGGCGAGCACGTTGAGCCGGCCGCGGTGCGGCATGCCGATGGTGACCTCGTCGAGCCCGGACTCGGCCGCCGACGACATCACCTCGTCGAGCAGCGGGATGACCGACTCGCCGCCCTCGAGCGAGAACCGCTTCTGCCCGACGTACTTGGTCTGCAGGAAGGTCTCGAAGGCCTCGGCCGCGTTGAGCCGCCGCAGGATCGTCAGCTGCTCCTCGCGGGACGGCTTGGCGAACGGCACCTCGACCCGCTCCTGGATCCAGCGCCGCTCCTCGGGGTCCTGGATGTGCATGTACTCGATGCCTATGCGTCGGCAGTAGGACTCGCGCAGCACGCCGAGGATCTCGCGCAGCGACGCCATCGGCTTGCCGCCGAACCCGCCGGTGGCGAACTCGCGGTCCAGGTCCCACAGGGTGAGCCCGTGGGTGATGACGTCGAGGTCGGGGTGCGAGCGCTGGCGGAACTCCAGCGGGTCGGTGTCGGCCATCAGGTGCCCGCGCACCCGGTAGGCGTGGATCAGCTCCTGCACCCGCGCCTGCTTGACGACGTCGTCCTCGTGGGT
It encodes the following:
- a CDS encoding multifunctional oxoglutarate decarboxylase/oxoglutarate dehydrogenase thiamine pyrophosphate-binding subunit/dihydrolipoyllysine-residue succinyltransferase subunit; this encodes WPTPTRWSSASARTPTSTYDHRIIQGAQSGDFLRRVHGLLLGEQGFYDEVFRALRIPYEPIRWVRDIAATHEDDVVKQARVQELIHAYRVRGHLMADTDPLEFRQRSHPDLDVITHGLTLWDLDREFATGGFGGKPMASLREILGVLRESYCRRIGIEYMHIQDPEERRWIQERVEVPFAKPSREEQLTILRRLNAAEAFETFLQTKYVGQKRFSLEGGESVIPLLDEVMSSAAESGLDEVTIGMPHRGRLNVLANLAGKSYGQIFREFEGNQDPRSVQGSGDVKYHLGTEGEFTAPDGSRTKVYLAANPSHLEAVNPVLEGISRAKQDRIDKGEQGFTVLPILLHGDAAFAGQGVVAETLNLSQLRGYRTGGTVHVVVNNQVGFTTSPAASRSSFYCTDVARMIQAPIFHVNGDDPEACVRVAKLAFEYRQTFRKDVVVDLVCYRRRGHNEGDDPSMTQPLMYSLIENKRSVRKIYTESLIGRGDISVEEAEQALRDYQGQLERVFAETREALSESQDQGTGEGIEAPAEQQTSVGAERPTAVDLEVVKRIADAHVAMPDGFTVHPKLMPLLQRRAAMASEGGIDWAMGELFAFGSLLLEGKPIRLAGQDSRRGTFVQRHAVLTDKATGQEWVPLANLDEGQARFWIYDSLLSEFAAMGFEYGYSVARPDALVLWEAQFGDFFNGAQTIIDEFVSSSEQKWGQSSSVVLLLPHGFEGQGPDHSSGRIERFLSMCAEDNMTVAHPSTPASYFHLLRWHAYHEPRRPLVVFTPKSMLRLKAAASAVEDLTSGTFRPVIPEPVPDIDASAVRRVVLCSGKVYYDLLAERAKRAGADGGRVAIVRLEQLAPVPGEEVAEAVSAYPDAELVWVQEEPANQGPWPFVALNLPAHLSGRPLVCVSRAASASPAAGSHKKHEAEQRALVERAMTL